In Streptomyces sp. NBC_01408, one DNA window encodes the following:
- a CDS encoding zinc ribbon domain-containing protein → MNAEPADQIRLLDVQALDVRLSQLAHKRKSLPEHAEVDSLTKDLTQQRDLLVAAQTQASDAAREQTKAEQDVDQVRQRAARDQQRLDSGVGVSARDLANLQSEVVSLAKRQSDLEDVVLEVMERLEAATERVTGLTGRVSDLETELTDATARRDAATGEIDAEAAKIAKDREVIVGSMPVDLMALYEKIRVKQGGVGAARLYQRRCEGCRLELDMAEVNEIKAAARDQVVRHENCGRILVRTADSGI, encoded by the coding sequence CTGAACGCCGAGCCCGCCGACCAGATCCGACTTCTCGACGTCCAGGCCCTGGACGTGCGGCTGTCTCAGCTCGCCCACAAGCGCAAGTCGCTGCCCGAGCACGCCGAGGTCGACTCGCTGACCAAGGACCTCACCCAGCAGCGCGACCTGCTCGTCGCCGCCCAGACGCAGGCCAGCGACGCCGCCCGCGAGCAGACCAAGGCGGAGCAGGACGTGGACCAGGTCCGCCAGCGCGCGGCCCGCGACCAGCAGCGGCTCGACTCCGGCGTGGGCGTCTCGGCCCGGGACCTGGCGAACCTGCAGAGCGAGGTCGTCTCCCTCGCGAAGCGGCAGAGCGACCTGGAGGACGTGGTCCTGGAGGTCATGGAGCGCCTGGAGGCCGCGACCGAGCGCGTCACCGGCCTCACCGGGCGGGTCTCCGACCTGGAGACCGAGCTGACGGACGCCACCGCGCGCCGCGACGCCGCCACCGGCGAGATCGACGCCGAAGCCGCCAAGATCGCCAAGGACCGCGAGGTCATCGTCGGGTCCATGCCCGTCGACCTGATGGCGCTGTACGAGAAGATCCGCGTCAAGCAGGGCGGGGTCGGCGCCGCGCGCCTCTACCAGCGCCGCTGCGAGGGCTGCCGCCTGGAGCTCGACATGGCCGAGGTCAACGAGATCAAGGCCGCCGCGCGCGACCAGGTCGTACGTCACGAGAACTGCGGCCGCATCCTGGTCCGTACGGCCGACTCGGGCATCTGA